The nucleotide window TACCTTCATTCCAACCATTCCCCGGCCGCCCAACGCAGCTTCGCTTCGGCGACAGAAGTCACCTCCCACAGGCGGGGTGGTTCGGTGGGTCTGGGTTGGGGCGACTTTTTAAGAATCCCTTAAACCGTCGATTGGCACAGGGGCATCGGGTTTCCGGCCCTACCCATTTGCCCCTGTCGTCGGCCAAAGCACCTTTTATCCGCTTCCAATTGATTGTTTTTGTCGTCCAGGAGCCCCCATGAGACCCGGCATTCGCAACACCACCGAGGATCGCGCTGTCGCCGCCTATCTTGGCTTGGCGATTGGCGACGCATTGGGGGCGACGGTGGAGTTCATGACCCCGCGCGAGATCGCCGCCAAACACGGCACCCACGACCAGATTCAAGGGGGAGGATGGCTCAAACTGCCCAAGGGGCGGGTCACCGACGACACCACCATGGCGCTGGCCCTGGGGGGGGCGATTCTCGACAAGGGTCGGGTTGAGGCGCAGGCGGTGGGGGAGGCGTTCGATGCTTGGATGCGGGGCAAGCCGGTCGACATTGGCAACACCGTGCGCCGGGGGATCCTTCATTTTCGCCGCACCGCAGAGGTTAAGGCGCCCGGCGGTGCCATGTTGGGGGGCAACGGCGCCTGCATGCGTACCCTGCCGGTGGCGCTGGCGACCTTTGGTTCGTCCGACGAACGGATGGTCGATGCCTCCCGCGCCCAGGGTCACCTGACCCATCCCGACGCCGAGTCGGATGCCGGGACCGAGTGTGTCAACCGGATGATTCAGCAGTTGATTGCAGGGGTTGAGAAAAACGGTTTGATCCACGGCCCGGTGAAGGATCTGGTCGAGCAGTACCCGACGTTTCGTTTTCGCGGACGCACCGAGCAAAACCCCGACGGCTACATCGTTCATACCCTGCGCGCCGTCTTTCAGGCCTTCTTCGATACCGACACCTTCGAGGAGTGTCTGGTCGATGTGGTCAACCGTGGAGGGGATGCCGACACCACCGGGGCGATTGCCGGAATGCTGGCCGGGGCGTGCTACGGCTGCGACGCCATCCCCCCCCGCTGGTTGAAAGATCTGCACGACGACACCCGCCAAGCCTGCATCGATCAGGCGCTGGCCTTGATCCGCCTGCCCCGCCCTCTGGCCCTACCCACCAGCGCAACCGCCCCCGGCCAGCCCCCCTCGGTCTCGGTCCGGGGGTCGTAAACCGACCCCCTGCCGTGGACGCCACACATCCGGCTCCGCCTCAATAGTGGTCGTTCAAGATCTTTTTGATGATGTTCAGCAGCCCGGCGCCATCCTTTTTGAGTTGGGTCTGAGTGGGTAGATCGAACGATCCGCAACTTGTCCCCTCGCCCGCGATTCCCGGTTGCTGTACCCGGATCGCCGAGCGGTGCTGCTCGTCGATCGCGAAACTGCGGATCAGGTTGGACTTGGGCTGCGCCAACGCAAAGTTGGCCGGTCCAGTGTTGCTGTAATTGCGGTTGTCGGCCCAGTTGTGGAAGGCCATGGCCTGGTTGGGCACGTACTGGGTATGGCGGGTCAACATGATGCCATCCATGGAGTACTCGACCGCGCCGTCATGCCAGGCGACCTGATAGCGGTGCCAATCGCCCACGTTGTAATTGGGTACGACCTTGGTGATCGGCGTGACGCAATATCCCCCCTGTTTTCCGGCGCCGCCCCGCACCGTCATCATCAGCATGTCGTTGCTGGCGTGGGTGGTATCGGTCGCCGGGTGGGCGATCTCCATGAACCAGGCGAACTGCATGTCGTAGGGATCCATCAAGGTATTCCAGAACCCCCATCCCCGGCTGCCCCCCTCCTCGCCCTGCGCTTTGATCTCCATCGTAACGCGTTGCGAGACCGTGGCGTCGGCCAGGTAGGGGGTGTTGAAGGCCAGGTCGGGGTACCACTCCCAATCGGGTTCCTGGGTGAGGTAGGCCAGCGGGTTAACATCTTGATGAACCGGGGTGGTGGTGTTCCAACTGTCCCAGGCATAAGGGGTGGTGGGGAGGCCGTTGTCACGATACGGATAGGGGGTGGAGCAGTGCTGCTGGAGTCGGGCGTAGATCTCCAGGGGGTTTTTCGGCGTTTGCACCAAGGGATTGGCCGCGTCGGGCAGCCGGTCGAAGGCTTGTGGCTCGGGTTGACCGATCCCCTGCCGCGCGCAGGCGTTGTTGTACATCTCTCCGTTGATGTAGGGGGTGGGGGTGGTCGGGTCTGGCATGGCGGTCAACGTAACGCAGGGTTTGTCGGTGCTGCAGCCGGGTTCATCGGTGACATTGA belongs to Proteobacteria bacterium CG1_02_64_396 and includes:
- a CDS encoding ADP-ribosyl-[dinitrogen reductase] hydrolase — encoded protein: MRPGIRNTTEDRAVAAYLGLAIGDALGATVEFMTPREIAAKHGTHDQIQGGGWLKLPKGRVTDDTTMALALGGAILDKGRVEAQAVGEAFDAWMRGKPVDIGNTVRRGILHFRRTAEVKAPGGAMLGGNGACMRTLPVALATFGSSDERMVDASRAQGHLTHPDAESDAGTECVNRMIQQLIAGVEKNGLIHGPVKDLVEQYPTFRFRGRTEQNPDGYIVHTLRAVFQAFFDTDTFEECLVDVVNRGGDADTTGAIAGMLAGACYGCDAIPPRWLKDLHDDTRQACIDQALALIRLPRPLALPTSATAPGQPPSVSVRGS